Proteins from a genomic interval of Nitrospina gracilis Nb-211:
- the alaS gene encoding alanine--tRNA ligase translates to MTGNEIRHLFLKYFEDRGHTVVPSDALVPKNDPSLLFTNAGMVQFKNVFLGQEKRDYTRAASSQKCVRAGGKHNDLEMVGRTARHHTFFEMLGNFSFGDYFKKEAIAYAWEFLTEIVKLPKEKLYISIYKDDEEAFQIWKNDIGLADDRIYRLGEEDNFWAMGNTGPCGPCSEIYIDQGEALGCGKPTCEVGCDCDRYLEIWNLVFMQYDRDDAGNMEPLPSPCIDTGMGLERLAAVLQGKPSNYDSDIMMGLIQHASKITGKAYNANHENDVSLRVIADHARAATFLINDGVLPSNEGRGYVLRRIMRRALRHGKLLDQEKPFFHHITEDVIKKFQDVYADLKTNRDFIQKVVTNEEVSFNNTLTFGTERLNEILDRLRKENKTVIPGEEVFKLYDTFGFPVDLVEETAKDTGFELDMSGFDRAMKEQREKAMASWKGSGEKQIAPIYAKIVQEHGGTLFDGYGGTEGEGRVVALLKDQQPVKSASEGDEIELVLDETPFYGESGGQVGDIGWAFHDKARLEITDTQKPLSNLIVHKAKVTQGTVQAGDALTLQVDARKRIDTANNHSATHLLHAALKEVLGPHVKQAGSLVEADRLRFDYTHFSPLTEEERERIEALVNEQIRANIEVETKVVSMEDALEEGAVALFGEKYDDHVRVVNVPGFSKELCGGTHVPATGTIGFFKITHEGGIASGVRRIEAVTGTRAYEWVQNEFGQLSGIRKLLKAQPNEEVNKIKKMLERQRELEKEVGALKDKLISGKGGGTSLMDEVKQVGGVSLLVKKLEGMDAKTLRSFIDNAKNQIQSGVVVAGSSDNGKVMLAAGVTKDLTGRFHAGNILKEIAGIVGGSGGGRPDMAQAGGSQPEKLDDALNAVPALIEK, encoded by the coding sequence ATGACAGGCAACGAGATACGACATCTGTTTTTGAAATATTTTGAGGACCGCGGCCATACCGTGGTGCCCAGCGATGCCCTGGTGCCGAAAAACGACCCCAGCCTGCTGTTCACCAACGCGGGCATGGTGCAGTTCAAGAACGTGTTTCTGGGCCAGGAGAAGCGCGATTACACCCGCGCCGCCTCGTCGCAGAAATGCGTGCGCGCCGGCGGCAAGCACAACGACCTGGAGATGGTCGGGCGCACGGCGCGCCACCACACGTTCTTCGAGATGCTGGGCAACTTCTCGTTCGGCGACTACTTCAAGAAGGAAGCCATCGCCTACGCGTGGGAGTTTCTGACCGAAATCGTCAAACTGCCCAAGGAAAAACTCTACATCTCCATCTACAAGGACGACGAGGAAGCGTTCCAGATCTGGAAAAACGACATCGGCCTCGCCGACGACCGCATCTACCGCCTGGGCGAGGAAGACAACTTCTGGGCGATGGGCAACACCGGGCCGTGTGGTCCCTGCTCGGAAATCTACATCGACCAGGGCGAGGCGCTCGGTTGCGGCAAGCCGACCTGCGAAGTCGGGTGCGACTGCGACCGCTATCTCGAAATCTGGAACCTCGTGTTCATGCAGTACGACCGCGATGATGCGGGGAACATGGAGCCGCTCCCCAGCCCGTGCATCGACACCGGGATGGGGCTGGAACGCCTCGCCGCCGTCCTGCAGGGCAAGCCCAGCAACTACGATTCCGACATCATGATGGGGCTGATCCAGCACGCCAGCAAGATCACCGGCAAAGCCTACAACGCCAATCACGAGAACGACGTGTCCCTGCGCGTGATCGCGGATCATGCCCGCGCCGCGACGTTCCTCATCAACGACGGCGTGTTGCCTTCCAACGAGGGGCGCGGTTACGTTCTGCGCCGCATCATGCGCCGCGCCCTGCGCCACGGCAAGCTGCTCGACCAGGAGAAGCCGTTCTTCCATCACATCACCGAAGACGTGATCAAAAAATTCCAGGACGTGTACGCCGACCTCAAGACCAACCGCGATTTCATCCAGAAAGTGGTGACCAACGAGGAAGTCAGCTTCAACAACACCCTCACCTTCGGCACCGAGCGGCTGAACGAAATCCTCGACCGCCTGCGCAAGGAGAACAAAACTGTCATCCCCGGCGAGGAAGTGTTCAAACTGTACGACACCTTCGGCTTTCCGGTGGACCTGGTGGAGGAGACGGCGAAGGACACGGGCTTCGAACTGGACATGTCCGGCTTCGACCGCGCCATGAAGGAGCAAAGGGAAAAAGCCATGGCGTCGTGGAAAGGCTCCGGCGAAAAACAGATCGCGCCCATCTACGCGAAGATCGTGCAGGAGCACGGCGGCACGCTGTTCGACGGTTACGGCGGGACGGAAGGCGAAGGCCGCGTGGTGGCGCTTCTTAAAGATCAGCAACCTGTAAAGTCCGCAAGCGAGGGCGACGAGATCGAACTGGTGCTCGACGAGACGCCGTTTTACGGCGAGTCCGGCGGCCAGGTGGGGGACATCGGCTGGGCGTTTCACGACAAGGCACGGCTGGAAATCACCGACACGCAGAAACCGCTGAGCAACCTCATCGTGCACAAGGCAAAGGTGACGCAGGGCACGGTGCAGGCGGGCGACGCGCTCACCCTGCAGGTGGACGCGAGAAAACGCATCGACACCGCCAACAACCACTCCGCGACGCACCTGCTGCACGCGGCGCTCAAGGAGGTGCTGGGACCGCATGTCAAGCAGGCGGGTTCGCTGGTCGAAGCCGACCGCCTGCGTTTCGACTACACGCATTTCTCGCCATTGACGGAAGAAGAACGCGAGCGCATCGAAGCACTGGTCAACGAACAGATCCGCGCCAATATCGAAGTCGAGACCAAGGTGGTCTCAATGGAAGACGCGCTGGAGGAAGGCGCGGTGGCGCTGTTCGGCGAGAAGTACGACGACCACGTACGCGTGGTGAACGTGCCCGGATTCAGTAAGGAACTCTGCGGCGGCACGCACGTGCCCGCCACCGGCACCATCGGTTTCTTCAAGATCACGCATGAAGGCGGCATCGCCTCCGGCGTGCGGCGCATCGAGGCGGTGACGGGAACGCGCGCCTACGAATGGGTGCAGAACGAATTCGGCCAGCTCTCCGGCATTCGCAAACTGCTCAAGGCCCAGCCGAATGAAGAGGTCAATAAGATCAAGAAAATGCTGGAGCGCCAGCGCGAGCTGGAAAAGGAAGTCGGCGCGCTCAAGGACAAACTCATCAGCGGCAAAGGCGGCGGCACCAGCCTGATGGACGAAGTGAAGCAGGTGGGCGGCGTGTCCCTGCTGGTCAAGAAGCTGGAGGGCATGGACGCCAAGACCCTGCGCTCGTTCATCGACAACGCCAAAAACCAGATTCAGTCCGGCGTCGTCGTGGCCGGGTCCAGCGACAACGGCAAGGTGATGCTGGCCGCCGGCGTGACGAAGGACCTCACCGGCCGCTTTCATGCCGGAAACATTTTGAAGGAAATCGCGGGCATCGTTGGCGGCAGTGGCGGCGGGCGGCCGGACATGGCGCAGGCGGGAGGCAGTCAGCCGGAGAAACTGGACGACGCACTCAACGCCGTACCGGCCCTCATCGAAAAATAA
- a CDS encoding KpsF/GutQ family sugar-phosphate isomerase, translating to MQPLKKDPGGKDEALRMMEEARRVLQNESDSISALKDRIDATFVEVVHRLDACKGHVVVLGIGKSGLIGQKIAATFSSIGLPALFLHAAEASHGDLGIIGKEDLLLAISNSGETEELVRLLPIINRRKCTLVAMTGRPDSTLAKRADYVLNIGVKEEACPLNLVPTSSTTATLAMGDTLALVLLEKRGFRPEDFAQHHPGGSLGRRLLTTVEDLMHSGDEVPKVAEDANLPAIITEMSRKRFGTTLVVDAGGLLSGIITDGDLRRLMESGKDFQSIRARDLMSRTPKCVGKDHMATKAVQFMDEHSITCVVVSSDGRQIDGIIHLHDLLKAGVI from the coding sequence ATGCAACCGTTGAAAAAAGATCCCGGCGGCAAGGACGAAGCGCTTCGCATGATGGAGGAAGCCCGGCGCGTATTGCAGAACGAAAGCGACTCCATCTCCGCGCTCAAGGACCGCATCGACGCCACCTTTGTCGAAGTCGTCCACCGCCTCGACGCCTGCAAGGGCCACGTCGTCGTGCTCGGCATCGGTAAGTCCGGCCTCATCGGCCAGAAGATCGCCGCCACGTTTTCCAGCATCGGCCTGCCCGCTCTCTTTCTGCACGCGGCGGAAGCCAGCCACGGCGACCTCGGCATCATCGGCAAGGAAGACCTCCTGCTCGCCATCTCCAACAGCGGCGAGACGGAAGAACTGGTGCGCCTGCTCCCCATCATCAACCGCCGCAAATGCACGCTGGTAGCGATGACGGGGCGGCCCGACTCCACCCTCGCCAAACGCGCCGACTACGTACTCAACATCGGCGTCAAAGAAGAAGCCTGTCCGCTGAACCTGGTACCGACCTCCAGCACCACCGCCACCCTCGCCATGGGCGACACGCTGGCGCTGGTCCTGCTGGAGAAACGCGGCTTCCGGCCGGAAGACTTCGCCCAGCACCACCCCGGCGGCAGTCTCGGCCGCAGGCTCCTCACCACGGTCGAGGACCTCATGCACTCCGGCGACGAGGTGCCGAAGGTGGCGGAAGACGCCAACCTGCCCGCCATCATCACCGAGATGAGCCGCAAACGCTTCGGCACCACGCTGGTGGTGGACGCAGGCGGCCTGCTTTCCGGCATCATCACCGACGGCGACCTCAGGCGGCTGATGGAATCGGGCAAAGACTTCCAATCCATCCGCGCCCGCGACCTGATGTCGCGCACCCCGAAATGCGTCGGCAAGGACCACATGGCGACGAAAGCCGTGCAGTTCATGGACGAGCACAGCATCACCTGCGTGGTGGTTTCCAGCGACGGCAGGCAGATCGACGGCATCATCCACCTGCACGACCTGCTGAAGGCCGGGGTCATATAA
- a CDS encoding metallophosphoesterase: MLGVFAVSGAGVGQGYAGTWSSNIRLERVKITIQNLPPAFRGFTIGLLSDLHSSPIVSKGHLQSAAELLMTAKPDMIALTGDFIGHTFHFPGEPPHGFEPEYIMNIVEAFSGLEAPHGIYGVLGNHDYWSGPEAMEMLEREFERGFGVQWLRNRNTRLERGGASIMLAGVDDYWQTTCSPGEALKDIPEEMVRILLSHNPEVNEILYPSHRVDLILSGHTHGGQIKLPFIGAPFQAGVRKRKYMEGLAWDGERQTYVTRGVGHLVVPIRLLCPPEVSLITLV, from the coding sequence ATGCTGGGCGTATTTGCCGTGAGCGGTGCCGGGGTCGGTCAAGGTTACGCCGGCACATGGAGTTCCAACATCCGCCTGGAGCGGGTGAAGATCACGATCCAGAACCTGCCGCCCGCGTTCCGCGGATTCACCATCGGCCTCCTCAGCGACCTGCATTCCTCGCCCATCGTATCCAAAGGCCATCTTCAAAGCGCCGCCGAGCTGTTGATGACGGCGAAGCCGGACATGATTGCGCTGACGGGTGACTTCATCGGTCATACCTTTCACTTCCCCGGAGAGCCGCCTCATGGGTTCGAACCGGAATATATAATGAACATAGTCGAGGCGTTTTCCGGGTTGGAAGCGCCGCACGGCATTTACGGCGTGCTGGGCAACCATGATTACTGGAGTGGACCGGAAGCGATGGAGATGCTGGAGCGCGAGTTCGAACGGGGGTTCGGCGTGCAGTGGCTTCGCAACCGCAATACGCGGCTGGAACGCGGCGGTGCTTCCATCATGCTCGCCGGAGTGGACGATTACTGGCAGACGACCTGTTCGCCCGGTGAGGCGTTGAAGGATATCCCGGAGGAGATGGTGCGCATCCTGCTCAGCCACAATCCCGAGGTGAACGAAATCCTCTATCCCTCGCACCGGGTGGACTTGATTCTGTCCGGCCACACCCATGGCGGGCAGATCAAACTGCCGTTCATCGGCGCGCCGTTTCAGGCGGGAGTGCGGAAACGAAAGTACATGGAAGGTCTGGCGTGGGACGGCGAGCGGCAGACTTATGTGACCCGCGGCGTCGGCCACCTCGTCGTGCCCATCCGCCTGTTGTGCCCCCCGGAAGTCTCGTTGATCACCCTGGTGTGA
- a CDS encoding cold-shock protein, whose amino-acid sequence MSEGRVKWFNQSKGYGFIEADDGKDYFVHFSEIQVEGFKTLQEGQLVEFEGSMGKKGPQASKVVPK is encoded by the coding sequence ATGTCTGAAGGCAGAGTCAAATGGTTCAATCAAAGCAAGGGTTATGGTTTTATCGAAGCCGATGATGGCAAAGACTACTTTGTTCATTTCTCGGAAATCCAAGTTGAGGGCTTCAAAACCCTTCAAGAGGGGCAATTGGTGGAATTCGAAGGGAGCATGGGCAAAAAAGGTCCGCAAGCCTCAAAAGTCGTTCCCAAGTAA
- the polA gene encoding DNA polymerase I: protein MASKKKLYLIDGSSYIFRAFFAIRQNLSNSKGQPTNALYGFTNMLMKVVREEQPDYLAVVFDSKEKTFRHDMYADYKANRDVPPEDLAVQFPYFEPLVEAFNITSLRKPGYEADDIIGTLAKEGEKAGMDVTIVSGDKDMMQLITGKIHMLDTMKDKRFGIEDVKEKFGVEPERVIEVMGLMGDSSDHIPGVKGVGPKTATELIQKYGSIKGLYEHLDEIDKAKLKEKLETDKDNALLSRELVTIKLDTPVDCKIDDLKTRDPDNQKLRELFTDLEFKTLLAALPEGEGDGAASDPRSAIKRDYDTILDDKALDALIAKLKKAKAFALDLETTSKRPVQARMVGISFSWAEGGACYIPVAHRYLGVPEQLDKQHVLDKLKPLLEDPKLEKYGHNIKYDLIVLHNEGVQLQGIVFDSMLASYVLDPSRRSHGLDDLALEMFQHTTIKYSDVAGSGSKQVGFDEVEIDRASEYAAEDSDITYRLTHYFEKLLKGDELELYETIELPLLEVLAEMELTGVLLDTEHLKKLSKKLEKDLKKIEDEIYALAGEPFNINSPKQLSTILFDKLNLRTVKKTKSGYSTDVSVLEELAAEHDLPDKILNYRQFAKMKSTYVDALQNEVYKETGRIHTSYNQTVAATGRLSSSDPNLQNIPIRSEVGREIRKAFLADKGCWLLSADYSQIELRLLAHLSEDPALIRAFKNNEDIHSRTAAEIFGQDINKVDPEGRRMAKAVNFGIVYGLSAYGLSRQLKITPKDAKTFIDQYFDLYKNVKTFMDETIEMARKKGYTTTMMNRRRYMPDINSKNRQVREAAERTAINSPVQGSAADFIKMAMLHIHDEILKKKLASRMILQVHDELIFECPEGEKKTMEPIVRKGMEGVVKLKVPLTVNMDWGKNWSEAH, encoded by the coding sequence ATGGCTTCCAAAAAAAAGCTCTACCTGATCGACGGTTCGTCGTACATCTTCCGCGCGTTTTTTGCCATCCGGCAGAACCTGTCCAATTCCAAGGGCCAGCCCACCAACGCGCTCTACGGCTTCACCAACATGCTGATGAAAGTGGTGCGTGAGGAGCAACCGGACTACCTCGCCGTCGTCTTCGACAGCAAGGAAAAGACCTTCCGCCACGACATGTACGCCGACTACAAGGCCAACCGCGACGTGCCGCCGGAAGACCTCGCGGTCCAGTTCCCCTATTTCGAGCCGCTGGTCGAGGCGTTCAACATCACCAGCCTGCGCAAACCGGGTTACGAGGCGGACGACATCATCGGCACCCTCGCCAAGGAAGGTGAGAAGGCGGGGATGGACGTCACCATCGTCAGCGGCGACAAGGACATGATGCAGTTGATCACCGGCAAGATCCACATGCTCGACACGATGAAGGACAAACGCTTCGGCATCGAAGACGTAAAGGAAAAATTCGGCGTCGAACCGGAGCGGGTGATCGAGGTGATGGGCCTGATGGGGGATTCGAGCGACCACATTCCCGGTGTCAAGGGCGTGGGGCCGAAAACGGCGACCGAACTCATCCAGAAATACGGATCGATAAAAGGGCTGTACGAACACCTCGACGAGATCGACAAGGCCAAGCTGAAAGAGAAACTGGAGACGGATAAGGACAACGCCCTGCTCAGCCGCGAGCTGGTGACGATCAAGCTCGACACGCCGGTGGACTGCAAGATCGACGACCTGAAGACGCGCGACCCGGACAACCAGAAACTGCGCGAGCTGTTCACCGATCTCGAATTCAAAACCCTGCTGGCGGCGTTGCCGGAAGGGGAGGGGGACGGCGCGGCGTCCGATCCCCGGTCTGCAATCAAGCGCGACTACGACACCATCCTCGACGACAAAGCGCTCGACGCCCTGATCGCCAAATTGAAAAAAGCGAAAGCGTTCGCGCTCGATCTGGAAACCACGTCGAAGCGGCCGGTGCAGGCGCGGATGGTGGGCATCTCGTTTTCGTGGGCGGAGGGGGGGGCGTGCTACATCCCGGTGGCGCACCGCTACCTGGGCGTGCCGGAACAACTCGACAAGCAACACGTGCTCGACAAACTGAAGCCGTTGCTGGAAGACCCGAAACTGGAGAAGTACGGGCACAACATCAAGTACGACCTCATCGTTTTGCACAACGAAGGCGTGCAGTTGCAGGGCATCGTGTTCGATTCCATGCTGGCGTCGTACGTGCTCGATCCGTCGCGGCGCAGTCACGGTCTCGACGACCTCGCGCTCGAGATGTTTCAACACACCACCATCAAGTACAGCGACGTGGCGGGGTCGGGATCGAAGCAGGTGGGGTTCGATGAAGTGGAGATCGACCGCGCGTCGGAGTATGCGGCGGAGGACTCCGACATCACGTACCGCCTGACGCACTACTTCGAGAAGCTGTTGAAAGGCGACGAACTGGAGTTGTACGAAACCATCGAACTGCCTTTACTCGAAGTGCTGGCAGAGATGGAACTGACCGGCGTCCTGCTCGATACCGAGCATCTGAAAAAACTGTCGAAGAAACTGGAGAAAGATCTCAAGAAAATCGAGGACGAGATTTACGCGCTGGCGGGCGAGCCGTTCAACATCAATTCGCCGAAACAGCTTTCGACCATCCTGTTCGACAAGCTCAACCTGCGCACGGTGAAGAAAACCAAGAGCGGGTACTCGACCGATGTCAGCGTGCTGGAGGAATTGGCGGCGGAGCACGACCTGCCGGACAAGATCCTCAACTACCGCCAGTTCGCGAAGATGAAATCGACCTACGTCGATGCCCTGCAGAACGAAGTGTACAAGGAGACCGGGCGCATCCACACCTCGTACAACCAGACCGTCGCCGCCACCGGACGGTTGAGCAGTAGCGATCCCAACCTGCAGAACATCCCCATCCGCTCGGAAGTGGGGCGCGAGATCCGCAAGGCGTTTCTCGCCGACAAGGGATGCTGGTTGCTGTCCGCCGACTACTCGCAGATCGAACTGCGCCTGCTGGCGCACTTGTCGGAAGACCCGGCGCTCATCCGTGCCTTTAAGAATAATGAAGACATCCACAGCCGGACGGCGGCGGAGATTTTCGGCCAGGACATCAATAAGGTCGATCCCGAAGGGCGGCGCATGGCGAAGGCGGTGAACTTCGGCATCGTGTACGGCTTGAGCGCATACGGGCTATCGCGCCAGCTTAAGATCACGCCGAAAGACGCGAAGACTTTCATCGACCAGTACTTCGATCTGTACAAAAACGTGAAGACGTTCATGGACGAGACGATTGAGATGGCGCGTAAGAAGGGATACACGACAACGATGATGAACCGGCGGCGTTACATGCCGGATATCAACAGCAAGAACCGGCAGGTGCGTGAAGCCGCGGAGCGCACTGCCATCAACTCGCCGGTGCAGGGGAGCGCCGCCGATTTCATCAAGATGGCGATGCTGCACATCCACGATGAAATCTTGAAGAAGAAACTGGCGTCGCGCATGATCCTGCAGGTGCACGACGAGTTGATCTTCGAATGCCCCGAAGGCGAAAAGAAAACGATGGAGCCGATTGTGAGGAAGGGGATGGAAGGCGTGGTGAAGTTGAAGGTGCCGCTGACCGTCAACATGGACTGGGGAAAGAACTGGAGTGAGGCGCACTGA
- a CDS encoding ATP-binding protein codes for MSLFESFPETTLDTISQKCKVLELDHEETLCEEGTFQNNFYVILKGKVLVYKSRKIINTLGPGDFFGEMALIDHQPRAASIRGLGPASLLEISDDFFKEHILTEPKAIFALLTTLNQRNRHSLELVSVEHQRLCCLVHDIRNYLIPLSISEGYMGQTLGLMQGTHPNEKRRRGCDEITMGLEKMITVRSNLISLIDQTLHVGLKKLSQYVKKPDQILDLFTETIDEIRYHNNVKGKKLALIIPPYTILKVSFNYLDIKRVLQNLLINAGYASNPGGLIEIGIQNKRDEVEVSIRDYGEGIPDDVKPLLLKEKFTTKSHGNGLGLLSCREIIEDYHFGRFWFESETGKGTTFYFTLPLR; via the coding sequence GTGAGTCTGTTTGAAAGTTTTCCGGAAACCACTCTGGACACCATCTCCCAAAAATGCAAAGTGCTTGAGTTGGATCACGAAGAAACTCTTTGCGAGGAAGGGACATTTCAGAATAACTTTTACGTTATCCTGAAAGGCAAAGTCCTCGTTTACAAATCCAGAAAGATCATCAACACTCTCGGGCCGGGCGATTTTTTTGGAGAAATGGCGCTCATCGATCACCAGCCGCGTGCCGCTTCCATAAGAGGGCTCGGCCCGGCTTCCTTGCTTGAAATCAGCGACGACTTTTTTAAAGAACACATTCTTACCGAGCCGAAGGCGATCTTCGCCTTGCTCACAACATTGAACCAACGCAACCGGCACAGCCTGGAGTTGGTCTCCGTGGAACACCAAAGATTGTGCTGCCTGGTTCATGATATCCGGAATTATCTCATCCCGCTGTCCATCTCCGAGGGCTATATGGGACAAACCCTGGGCCTGATGCAGGGCACCCACCCGAATGAAAAACGCCGCAGGGGATGCGACGAAATCACCATGGGCCTGGAGAAAATGATCACCGTCCGGAGCAATCTGATCTCGTTGATCGACCAAACCCTGCATGTGGGTTTAAAAAAGCTTTCCCAATATGTCAAAAAACCGGATCAGATCCTCGATCTCTTTACCGAGACCATCGATGAAATCCGGTATCACAACAATGTGAAGGGGAAAAAACTCGCGTTGATCATCCCTCCCTACACCATCCTCAAAGTTTCCTTCAATTATCTGGATATCAAAAGGGTACTTCAAAACCTGCTCATCAATGCAGGCTACGCTTCCAACCCGGGAGGCCTCATTGAAATCGGAATTCAGAACAAGAGGGATGAGGTGGAGGTGAGTATCCGGGACTATGGCGAGGGAATTCCGGATGACGTCAAACCGCTTTTACTGAAAGAAAAATTCACCACCAAATCACACGGCAACGGGCTGGGGCTGCTTTCCTGCCGGGAGATCATCGAGGACTATCATTTTGGCCGCTTCTGGTTTGAGTCGGAAACAGGCAAAGGCACCACGTTTTATTTCACGTTGCCTTTGCGCTGA
- a CDS encoding response regulator, with product MVTGKLMVVDDDKDIRDSLKMFLEPEGYHILEASNGQEAIDQLKSEDNMVNVGAILCDIRMPRVNGLECISFFRREAPGIPIIVITGFPETDMAVDLLKKGCKDYLTKPVEKSKLLSVVNKVVAQGKELEF from the coding sequence ATGGTTACTGGAAAACTGATGGTGGTGGATGATGACAAGGACATTCGGGATTCGCTGAAAATGTTCCTCGAGCCGGAGGGTTACCATATCCTCGAAGCGTCCAACGGTCAGGAAGCGATCGACCAACTCAAATCCGAGGACAACATGGTGAACGTGGGCGCCATTCTTTGCGACATTCGCATGCCCCGCGTCAACGGACTGGAGTGCATTTCCTTTTTCAGGAGAGAAGCTCCCGGAATCCCAATCATTGTCATCACCGGATTTCCGGAAACCGACATGGCTGTGGACCTGCTCAAAAAGGGTTGCAAGGATTATCTGACCAAGCCCGTAGAAAAATCAAAACTTCTTTCGGTGGTCAACAAGGTGGTGGCGCAGGGAAAGGAGTTGGAATTTTAA
- a CDS encoding two-component system sensor histidine kinase NtrB, whose amino-acid sequence MITELGTVLESLPVAVVVFNEEKQIEFLNHASENLFGATREQLVGNVIHCEGFPFQEERERLAAALNGFLNDPDPGPGPPVTLASSLLNPAHPDPLTPKATRLYRDPPNTFTLKNCSLLFKFFSVPGLPDGKKWVGLFLQDLTEERIFYNEMMLEEKVSGFKVLSAGIAHEINNPLQAILSFAEGILFQESLEKAKEFAITILERTRHVASVVSDFTTALQVYPKYATQVDVVEQVEKALHIAFLSCYADYVRVEKVFEGRPRIKAQPEDIKQVLFSIFCNAIEAMEGKGNLLVQVREDAERVCLRVEDDGPGIPPEFMNRIFDPFFSTKGQGRGTGLGLHVARALAEKNNGEIKVYSDEGKGSVFEVIFPI is encoded by the coding sequence ATGATCACCGAATTGGGGACCGTGTTGGAATCATTGCCTGTTGCAGTCGTCGTATTTAACGAGGAAAAGCAAATTGAATTCCTCAACCACGCTTCCGAAAACCTGTTTGGAGCCACGCGCGAACAGCTTGTTGGTAACGTCATTCATTGTGAGGGGTTCCCTTTTCAGGAAGAGCGGGAGCGACTGGCCGCCGCCCTGAACGGGTTTCTGAACGATCCGGACCCGGGCCCGGGACCTCCAGTCACGTTGGCCTCCAGCCTCTTGAATCCAGCACACCCCGATCCCTTGACCCCCAAAGCCACGCGACTTTACCGGGACCCTCCGAACACCTTCACCCTGAAAAACTGCAGTCTGTTATTTAAATTTTTTTCCGTACCCGGGTTGCCCGATGGCAAGAAATGGGTTGGGTTGTTCCTGCAGGATTTGACGGAGGAAAGAATTTTTTACAATGAAATGATGCTGGAGGAAAAAGTTTCCGGATTCAAGGTTTTGTCCGCGGGCATCGCGCATGAGATCAACAATCCCCTGCAGGCGATATTGAGCTTTGCGGAAGGCATCCTGTTCCAGGAGAGTCTGGAGAAAGCGAAGGAATTCGCCATCACGATTCTGGAGCGGACCAGGCATGTGGCTTCGGTGGTCAGCGATTTCACCACGGCGCTCCAGGTGTACCCGAAATACGCGACCCAGGTCGATGTGGTGGAGCAGGTGGAAAAGGCCCTGCATATTGCTTTTTTGTCCTGCTATGCGGATTACGTGAGGGTGGAAAAAGTGTTTGAAGGCCGGCCTCGGATCAAGGCCCAACCGGAGGATATCAAGCAGGTTCTATTTTCCATTTTTTGCAATGCCATAGAAGCGATGGAGGGGAAAGGGAACCTGCTTGTCCAGGTCAGGGAGGATGCAGAACGGGTTTGCCTGCGGGTGGAAGACGACGGGCCGGGGATTCCACCGGAATTCATGAACCGGATTTTCGACCCGTTTTTTTCGACCAAAGGTCAGGGAAGAGGAACGGGCCTTGGGCTGCACGTGGCGCGGGCACTCGCCGAGAAGAACAATGGGGAAATCAAGGTCTATTCGGATGAGGGGAAAGGAAGCGTGTTTGAGGTTATCTTTCCCATTTGA